From the Lolium rigidum isolate FL_2022 chromosome 2, APGP_CSIRO_Lrig_0.1, whole genome shotgun sequence genome, one window contains:
- the LOC124687517 gene encoding trihelix transcription factor GT-2-like: MQHHQDGAGYPYGSPPTGMVSLSPQPGPATMSVPYPSPMLPPPTGANFDELAVAVTGGGGGNFRHDEDMGMPVDAGSGAGGSGSRWPREETLALIRIRSEMDGAFRNAALKAPLWEEVSRKLAELGYRRGAKKCKEKFENVDKYYKRTKEGRAGRQDGKTYRFFSELEALHAAAPPQQHNQTAIATTTTQPLAVAPQVAPAVPANPGAGLLPDLGFSSSSESESDDESDEEEDQAGDIGGRNKTVMALFEGVIKRITEKQDESQRMFLDTLDKWEADRTAREEAWRRQELARISSEREQHARERAASAARDAALIAFLKRVGGTSVLPSPMPPVHAPPAHVGSLQLVVAPPPKADVGGRAGGGEGSGGMSRWPKEEVEALIQLRMEKDEHYQGVGTAGASKGPLWEDISAGMRRIGYNRSSKRCKEKWENINKYFKKVKESNKRRPEDSKTCPYFHQLDAIYRKKQFAGSGGGRGGSSPATGNTMATTTAHQQWRELEGKMSNDSDKRYIVGGESLHAPPGTGEPPKATNKVLDAIATNKKAEDSMTMATEANMQTRQKELATPDETDSDDTQGNYTDEGDDDGNEDEKMKYMVEFQKSKEAGSSSTPPAPATVSAPTSSSTFLAVQ; this comes from the exons ATGCAGCATCACCAGGACGGCGCCGGGTACCCCTACGGGTCGCCGCCCACCGGCATGGTCTCGCTCTCGCCGCAGCCGGGCCCGGCGACCATGTCTGTCCCGTATCCGTCCCCGATGCTGCCGCCGCCGACGGGCGCGAATTTCGATGAATTGGCAGTCGCTgtgacgggcggcggcggcggcaacttCCGCCACGACGAGGACATGGGCATGCCGGTCGACGCCGGCTCGGGAGCTGGAGGGTCCGGCAGCCGGTGGCCGCGGGAGGAGACGCTGGCGCTCATCAGGATCCGGTCGGAGATGGACGGCGCCTTCCGGAACGCCGCCCTCAAGGCGCCCCTCTGGGAGGAGGTCTCGAG GAAGCTTGCGGAGCTGGGCTACCGCAGGGGCGCCAAGAAGTGCAAGGAGAAGTTCGAGAACGTCGACAAGTACTACAAGCGCACCAAGGAGGGCCGCGCCGGGCGCCAGGACGGCAAGACCTACCGCTTCTTCTCCGAGCTCGAAGCGCtccacgccgccgcgccgccgcagcagcacAACCAGACGGCAATAGCAACCACAACGACGCAGCCGCTGGCAGTGGCGCCCCAGGTGGCGCCTGCGGTGCCAGCGAATCCTGGCGCCGGCCTGCTGCCGGACCTCGGCTTCTCGTCGAGTTCGGAGTCGGAGTCTGACGACgagtccgacgaggaggaggaccaggcAGGCGACATCGGCGGGAGGAACAAGACTGTCATGGCGCTCTTCGAGGGGGTGATAAAGCGGATCACTGAGAAGCAGGACGAGTCCCAGCGGATGTTCCTGGACACGCTCGACAAGTGGGAAGCGGACCGCACCGCGcgggaggaggcgtggcggcggcagGAGCTCGCCCGCATCAGCAGCGAACGGGAGCAGCACGCACGGGAGCGGGCCGCCTCGGCCGCCCGCGACGCCGCGCTCATCGCCTTCCTCAAGCGCGTCGGCGGGACCTCCGTGCTGCCGTCGCCAATGCCGCCGGTCCACGCGCCGCCTGCTCACGTCGGCTCGCTGCAGCTGGTggtcgcgccgccgcccaaggcgGACGTGGGCGGCcgggcaggaggaggagagggcagCGGGGGGATGTCGCGGTGGCCCAAGGAGGAGGTCGAGGCGCTCATCCAGCTGAGGATGGAGAAGGACGAGCACTACCAGGGCGTGGGGACGGCCGGGGCCAGCAAGGGTCCGCTGTGGGAGGACATCTCAGCCGGCATGCGGAGGATCGGCTACAACCGGAGCTCCAAGCGGTGCAAGGAGAAGTGGGAGAACAtcaacaagtacttcaagaaGGTCAAGGAGAGCAACAAGAGGCGGCCCGAGGACTCCAAGACCTGCCCCTACTTCCACCAGCTCGACGCTATCTACCGCAAGAAGCAGttcgccggcagcggcggcggccgcggcggctctAGCCCTGCCACCGGGAACACCATGGCCACGACCACCGCACACCAGCAGTGGCGCGAGCTCGAGGGTAAGATGAGCAATGACTCTGACAAGAGGTACATCGTTGGAGGCGAGAGCCTGCATGCTCCACCCGGCACCGGCGAGCCTCCAAAGGCCACTAACAAGGTGCTTGACGCCATCGCTACAAACAAG AAGGCTGAAGACAGCATGACGATGGCAACGGAGGCAAACATGCAGACCCGACAGAAGGAGCTTGCGACGCCGGACGAGACGGACAGCGACGACACCCAAGGCAACTACACCGATgaaggcgacgacgacggcaacgAGGATGAAAAGATGAAGTACATGGTAGAGTTCCAGAAGTCCAAAGAGGCCGGAAGCAGCAGCACACCACCTGCCCCGGCGACAGTTTCTGCCCCGACAAGCAGCAGCACATTCCTGGCCGTTCAGTAG